CAACCTCAAAATAAAGGAGACATAAAATGGCCTGGTTTAGAAAACCTAAATATACCACTATTCCGGTTATACGGAAAAAAGCCGAAGTTCCTGAGGGATTATGGATAAAGTGTAAAGAATGTGGTGAGATGATTTATAAAAAAGATTGGGAAAGTAATTTTAAGGTGTGCCCTGCGTGTCATTACCACTTTCGATTGAGTAGTCAGGAAAGAATAGCCATTACTTTAGATAAAGATAGTTTGGTGGAAGATGATGTTGATATTGTACCAATTGATTTTTTAAATTTTACTGATTCCAGGAGTTATAAAGACCGTTTAATTGAGTATCAACAAAAAACAAAACTTGAAGATGCTGTTGTGACTGGCACCGGAACAGTAGGTGGGTATAAAGTTGTTATTTGTATTTTAGATTTTAGTTTTATGGGTGGAAGTATGGGGTCAGTTGTGGGAGAGAAGATTACCCGAGCAATTGAAAAGGCTATCTCAATGAGATTGCCTTTAATTATTATCTCAAGTTCAGGTGGGGCAAGGATGCAAGAAGGGATAATGTCTTTAATGCAAATGGCTAAAACCTCAAGTGCGATTGCGAGATTAAATAC
Above is a genomic segment from bacterium containing:
- the accD gene encoding acetyl-CoA carboxylase, carboxyltransferase subunit beta; the encoded protein is MAWFRKPKYTTIPVIRKKAEVPEGLWIKCKECGEMIYKKDWESNFKVCPACHYHFRLSSQERIAITLDKDSLVEDDVDIVPIDFLNFTDSRSYKDRLIEYQQKTKLEDAVVTGTGTVGGYKVVICILDFSFMGGSMGSVVGEKITRAIEKAISMRLPLIIISSSGGARMQEGIMSLMQMAKTSSAIARLNTAGGLFISVLTDPTTGGVTASFASLGDIIIAESNALIGFAGPRVIEQTINQQLPKEFQRAEFLLEHGLVDMVVSRQEMKDTITQLLKLLS